A genomic stretch from Terriglobus sp. RCC_193 includes:
- the rph gene encoding ribonuclease PH, translating into MSENKEVIFRSNDRGVDELRPIRLIRDFVATAEGSVLVEVGNTRVLCNATVEPTVPGWLRNSGKGWVTAEYSMLPRATLTRTPRESERGKIGGRTHEIQRLIGRSLRSVVDLKALGERSIVLDCDVIQADGGTRTAAITGACAALALALNRLVKAGTLTKSPMRELVAATSVGIVDGQVLLDLAYEEDSQAEVDMNVVMTASGGLVETQATAEKVPYSRTQLGEMLDLAENGIRQLIRLQEDLLQS; encoded by the coding sequence ATGAGTGAGAACAAGGAAGTGATTTTTCGCAGCAATGATCGTGGTGTGGACGAGCTTCGGCCGATACGGCTGATCCGGGATTTTGTGGCTACCGCAGAAGGTTCTGTACTGGTGGAGGTTGGGAACACGCGCGTACTTTGCAACGCCACCGTGGAACCGACCGTGCCGGGATGGCTACGGAACAGCGGCAAGGGATGGGTTACCGCAGAGTACAGCATGTTACCGAGAGCTACGCTCACGCGCACCCCGCGGGAGAGCGAACGCGGCAAGATTGGCGGCAGAACGCATGAGATTCAGCGGCTGATTGGACGTTCGCTGCGCAGCGTGGTGGACCTGAAGGCGCTGGGCGAGCGGTCGATTGTGCTGGATTGCGATGTGATCCAGGCCGACGGCGGCACGCGGACTGCGGCGATCACCGGGGCGTGTGCGGCGCTGGCACTGGCGCTGAACCGGCTGGTGAAGGCGGGAACACTGACGAAGTCGCCGATGCGGGAGCTGGTGGCTGCGACGTCTGTGGGCATTGTGGATGGGCAGGTGCTGCTGGACCTGGCGTATGAAGAAGATTCGCAGGCGGAAGTGGACATGAACGTGGTGATGACGGCTTCCGGCGGGCTGGTGGAGACACAGGCGACAGCGGAGAAGGTGCCGTATTCCCGGACGCAACTTGGCGAGATGCTCGACCTGGCTGAGAACGGCATCCGACAGCTTATCCGGCTGCAGGAAGACCTGCTGCAGAGCTAA
- a CDS encoding NUDIX domain-containing protein — MQEKPIRTLESRMVYQNKWSRVREDIIQRANGQRGIYGVLDKDPACIIIPLEQTPEGDFLTLVHQYRYAVEGSYYEFPQGGWEQGEDVDIEALARGELREETGLTAGKMTHLAANWIAYGAMRQRHHVWLAEDLTHGQVELEAEEHGLTAHRVSVHEFEQMIFDGRVEDNCTLAAWATYLVWKRRG; from the coding sequence ATGCAGGAAAAGCCAATTCGCACGCTGGAAAGCCGCATGGTCTACCAGAACAAATGGTCACGCGTCCGCGAGGACATCATCCAGCGAGCCAATGGCCAGCGCGGCATCTACGGCGTTCTGGATAAGGATCCGGCCTGCATCATCATCCCGCTGGAGCAAACGCCCGAAGGCGACTTCCTGACTCTTGTCCACCAATATCGCTATGCCGTGGAAGGCAGTTACTACGAGTTCCCGCAGGGTGGCTGGGAGCAGGGTGAAGACGTGGATATCGAAGCCCTCGCCCGTGGGGAACTCCGCGAGGAGACAGGCCTCACAGCAGGGAAGATGACTCACCTCGCCGCCAACTGGATCGCTTACGGCGCCATGCGCCAGCGCCATCACGTATGGCTGGCAGAGGACTTGACACACGGTCAGGTGGAACTGGAAGCCGAGGAACACGGCCTGACCGCACACCGGGTCAGCGTCCACGAGTTCGAGCAAATGATTTTCGATGGCCGCGTGGAAGACAACTGCACACTTGCCGCATGGGCAACCTATCTCGTGTGGAAGCGCCGCGGCTAG
- a CDS encoding S10 family peptidase: protein MDPRARLVATSALSFLLLPLSLCAQEPATATPAKPDAPAATAPQRGRTANAGAPAANTPEGELPIPAETNSVTHHDWTAGSRTVHYTATAGVLLINGEGQDSKPIGTMSYVAYTEDGVHAKSRPVTFFYNGGPGSATIWLHMGSMGPVRVITKSPEASGAPPFEWVQNQYSLIDKTDLVFIDAPLTGYSRLVGKGKATDFQGVDQDVRAFNKFITRYITVNQRWSSPKYLFGESYGTPRSAALVASLNNDGIAFNGVTLLSSVLNYFVNSPGYDLDTKRYIPSYAAIAWYHNKVPHTGTMKDFVQKAREFTRGEYAIALDQGDQLPAAEFDAVATKLAGFTGLSVTYCKQVKLRIDPSRFRKELLRDKGLTLGRYDARFEGTDTDDAGETPGYDPSDTGISGAYVGAFHEYMQKELKHNPDTTYDLRAPGGNWDWHHRPSGMRGGGGAGQAPAQPNTVTDLSDAMRKNPSLRVFSANGWYDLATPFFGTEHDLAQMMLPKSQAGNVKYGYYPAGHMVYLNVDALKEMHDDLEKWYSEK, encoded by the coding sequence TTGGACCCGCGCGCTCGACTTGTTGCTACATCCGCGCTTTCGTTTTTGCTACTGCCGCTTTCGCTCTGTGCACAAGAGCCAGCGACGGCAACACCTGCAAAGCCTGACGCACCCGCAGCCACCGCTCCTCAGCGTGGCCGCACAGCCAATGCCGGCGCACCTGCCGCCAATACTCCTGAAGGCGAACTGCCCATTCCGGCTGAGACGAACTCCGTTACGCATCACGACTGGACCGCAGGCAGTCGCACCGTCCACTACACCGCGACAGCCGGTGTTCTGCTGATCAACGGTGAAGGGCAGGATTCCAAGCCGATTGGCACCATGTCTTACGTGGCTTACACCGAAGATGGTGTGCATGCGAAGTCGCGCCCAGTGACGTTCTTTTACAACGGCGGGCCCGGTTCGGCGACCATCTGGCTGCACATGGGTTCGATGGGGCCGGTCCGCGTGATCACCAAGAGCCCTGAGGCATCGGGCGCGCCGCCGTTTGAATGGGTGCAGAACCAGTACAGCCTGATCGATAAGACGGACTTGGTGTTCATTGATGCGCCGCTGACCGGCTACTCGCGGCTGGTGGGCAAGGGCAAGGCTACGGACTTCCAGGGCGTGGATCAGGACGTGCGCGCGTTCAACAAGTTCATTACGCGCTACATCACGGTGAACCAGCGCTGGTCGTCACCGAAGTATCTGTTTGGCGAGAGCTATGGCACGCCGCGTTCGGCTGCGCTGGTGGCGTCGCTGAATAATGATGGCATTGCCTTCAATGGCGTTACGCTGCTGTCGTCGGTGCTGAACTACTTTGTGAATTCGCCGGGCTATGACCTGGATACCAAACGCTACATTCCAAGCTATGCGGCGATTGCCTGGTATCACAACAAGGTTCCGCATACCGGCACCATGAAGGACTTTGTGCAGAAGGCCCGCGAGTTTACACGCGGCGAGTACGCCATTGCGCTGGACCAGGGTGACCAGTTGCCTGCCGCTGAGTTTGACGCCGTGGCCACGAAGCTGGCTGGATTCACAGGGCTTTCCGTGACGTACTGCAAGCAGGTGAAGCTGCGCATTGATCCTTCGCGCTTCCGCAAGGAGCTGCTGCGCGACAAGGGCCTGACGCTGGGTCGTTACGACGCTCGCTTTGAAGGCACAGACACGGACGATGCAGGTGAGACGCCGGGCTATGATCCTTCGGATACCGGTATCTCTGGTGCGTATGTCGGTGCTTTCCACGAGTACATGCAGAAGGAGTTGAAGCACAACCCCGACACCACGTACGACCTGCGCGCTCCGGGCGGCAACTGGGATTGGCATCACCGTCCCTCCGGTATGCGTGGCGGCGGTGGTGCTGGGCAGGCTCCGGCACAGCCGAATACGGTGACCGACCTGTCGGATGCGATGCGTAAGAACCCGAGTCTGCGCGTGTTTTCAGCGAATGGCTGGTATGACCTGGCGACTCCGTTCTTTGGTACGGAGCATGACCTGGCCCAGATGATGCTGCCAAAGTCCCAGGCTGGCAACGTGAAGTATGGCTACTATCCGGCGGGGCACATGGTGTATCTGAATGTGGACGCGCTGAAGGAAATGCACGACGACCTGGAGAAGTGGTACTCCGAGAAATAA
- a CDS encoding tagatose 1,6-diphosphate aldolase codes for MATKPTPGKIKGLKAVSDARGVIAAAAMDQRGSLQKSIGTARGSAASGDDLVIFKELVTKTLTKYASAILLDPEYGLPAARQRNDAGLLLAYEKTGYDATTPGRLPDLLDLWSVRRLKEAGADCVKILLYYTPYEDARVNDLKQAWIERIGDECRWHDIPFFLEPVGYDEGGKGEKTLEYARKKPSVVTKTMEEFTKDRYGVDVLKVEVPVEMTFVEGTKAFKGESAYTRAQALQYFRDAETVTDKPFIYLSAGVTNPIFIETLALAGESGTKFNGVLCGRATWYDGINIYAQQGAAAFEAWLDTTGVENIKNVNEALKAASPWYLKYGAGSLAEL; via the coding sequence GTGGCAACGAAGCCAACACCGGGAAAGATCAAGGGATTGAAGGCTGTATCCGATGCACGCGGTGTGATTGCCGCAGCGGCCATGGACCAGCGCGGATCGCTGCAGAAGTCGATTGGCACAGCACGCGGTTCGGCTGCGTCGGGCGATGATCTGGTTATCTTCAAGGAACTGGTAACGAAGACGCTGACGAAGTATGCGTCGGCGATTCTGCTGGATCCGGAATATGGTCTGCCTGCGGCGCGTCAGCGGAACGATGCGGGCCTGCTGCTGGCCTATGAAAAGACCGGCTATGATGCCACCACGCCGGGACGTCTGCCGGATTTGCTGGACCTGTGGAGTGTTCGCCGCTTGAAGGAAGCGGGGGCGGACTGCGTGAAGATTCTGCTGTATTACACGCCGTACGAAGACGCTCGCGTCAACGACCTGAAGCAGGCGTGGATTGAGCGCATTGGCGATGAATGCCGCTGGCACGATATTCCCTTTTTCCTGGAGCCGGTGGGTTATGACGAAGGCGGCAAGGGCGAGAAGACGCTGGAGTATGCGCGCAAGAAGCCATCCGTCGTCACGAAGACGATGGAGGAGTTCACCAAGGATCGCTATGGCGTGGACGTGCTGAAGGTGGAAGTTCCTGTTGAGATGACTTTCGTGGAAGGCACGAAGGCGTTCAAGGGCGAATCGGCTTACACACGTGCGCAGGCGCTGCAGTATTTCCGCGATGCGGAGACGGTGACGGACAAGCCGTTCATCTACCTGTCAGCCGGTGTGACGAATCCGATCTTCATTGAAACGCTGGCGCTGGCGGGTGAAAGCGGCACGAAGTTCAATGGTGTTCTGTGCGGTCGTGCGACGTGGTACGACGGCATTAATATCTACGCGCAGCAGGGTGCGGCGGCCTTTGAAGCATGGCTGGACACCACGGGCGTGGAGAACATTAAGAACGTGAATGAGGCGTTGAAGGCAGCTTCGCCCTGGTACCTGAAGTATGGCGCAGGCTCGCTAGCTGAACTTTAA
- a CDS encoding sigma-54-dependent transcriptional regulator, with product MPVSRGPAPDLSHSHHVARWSFSSPLAPLPEGADIPQLSLSDRKLELLVVDDDLPVLKACCEVAAGMGFAVHAANTSEQAREVIRIHAIDVVLMDLRMPGGGLSLLEDVRRVRPRTSVVIMTAFATVSSAVEAMRMGATDYLTKPFAMDELTSVLERAGQRRTFEIEGQRVQGSLRAQAGFGNLVGRSPEMEKLYRIISKVATANHPVLILGESGSGKETVARAIHASGPLATRGFHVLECGQLAPAVLESELFGFTRGAYTGFDRSQVPLLASPEGGTVFLDGISEMPLELQARLMRVLQDRQITPPGAPQAMPLTARVLAGSSRDLAALVAQGQFRKDLYYRLNVVSLRIPALRERREDIPLLLEYFLVRMRRERATTYRFSPEAMEILTSYDWPGNVRELESAIERACALSSGPVLYMGDLPTQMHQKMSTDTAAALTRVDERPSQPSVPAADRPSNPIVSIAELEREAILHTIRQLHGDKLMAAKLLGIGKTTLYRKLKEYGISDI from the coding sequence TTGCCGGTTTCGCGCGGCCCTGCCCCGGATCTCTCTCATAGCCATCATGTCGCCCGCTGGTCCTTTTCTTCGCCGCTTGCCCCTTTACCAGAAGGAGCGGATATCCCTCAGCTCTCTCTGTCGGATCGCAAACTCGAACTCCTCGTCGTCGACGACGATCTGCCTGTACTCAAAGCCTGCTGTGAAGTCGCAGCGGGCATGGGATTCGCCGTTCATGCTGCCAATACTTCAGAGCAGGCGCGTGAGGTCATCCGCATCCACGCGATCGATGTCGTATTGATGGACCTGCGCATGCCCGGCGGCGGCCTGTCGCTGTTGGAAGACGTGCGCCGCGTCCGTCCGCGGACCTCCGTGGTCATCATGACTGCCTTCGCCACTGTCTCATCCGCCGTGGAAGCCATGCGCATGGGCGCCACCGATTACCTCACCAAGCCCTTCGCCATGGACGAACTTACCAGCGTTCTGGAACGCGCCGGCCAGCGCCGAACGTTTGAGATTGAGGGGCAGCGCGTGCAGGGCAGCCTCCGCGCCCAGGCCGGATTCGGCAATCTCGTCGGCCGTTCGCCGGAGATGGAAAAGCTTTACCGCATCATCTCCAAGGTTGCCACGGCAAACCACCCTGTACTCATCCTGGGTGAAAGTGGCTCCGGCAAAGAAACCGTTGCGCGTGCCATTCATGCCAGCGGTCCGCTGGCCACCCGTGGATTTCACGTTCTGGAGTGCGGACAGCTTGCCCCGGCTGTTCTGGAAAGTGAACTCTTCGGCTTTACCCGCGGCGCGTATACCGGTTTTGACCGTTCGCAGGTACCGCTGCTTGCGTCACCTGAGGGCGGCACCGTGTTTCTCGACGGCATCAGTGAAATGCCTCTGGAGCTGCAGGCGCGCCTGATGCGTGTCTTGCAGGATCGACAGATCACCCCTCCCGGTGCGCCTCAGGCCATGCCGCTCACCGCGCGTGTGCTTGCCGGTTCCAGCCGCGATCTGGCGGCACTTGTGGCGCAGGGACAGTTTCGCAAGGATCTGTATTACAGGCTCAACGTTGTCAGCCTGCGCATTCCGGCTTTGCGGGAACGCCGCGAAGATATTCCGCTCCTGTTGGAATACTTCCTTGTACGCATGCGCCGCGAACGCGCCACCACCTACCGTTTTTCGCCGGAAGCCATGGAGATTCTTACCTCCTACGATTGGCCCGGCAATGTCCGCGAGTTGGAAAGCGCCATCGAGCGTGCTTGTGCCCTTTCCAGCGGACCTGTCCTTTACATGGGCGATCTCCCCACGCAGATGCATCAGAAGATGTCCACGGACACTGCTGCCGCACTGACGCGTGTAGATGAACGCCCGTCACAACCTTCGGTTCCGGCTGCGGACCGTCCCTCGAATCCCATCGTCTCCATTGCGGAGCTCGAACGGGAGGCAATCCTCCACACCATTCGCCAGCTCCACGGCGACAAATTGATGGCTGCAAAACTACTCGGTATTGGGAAAACAACCCTGTACCGCAAACTTAAGGAATACGGCATCTCAGATATTTAG
- a CDS encoding CDGSH iron-sulfur domain-containing protein yields the protein MSEQAPVTITVRPNGPLRVEGHIRLIDADGAEWDLTGKPAVSLCRCGASEKRPFCDGAHNRIGFQCMTSPGNLTGK from the coding sequence ATGTCCGAACAGGCCCCTGTTACCATCACCGTCCGCCCCAACGGCCCGCTCCGCGTGGAAGGCCACATCCGCCTCATCGACGCCGACGGCGCCGAATGGGATCTCACCGGCAAGCCAGCCGTCTCCCTCTGCCGTTGCGGCGCCAGCGAAAAGCGCCCGTTCTGCGACGGAGCCCACAACCGCATCGGCTTCCAGTGCATGACCTCGCCCGGCAACCTCACCGGCAAGTAA
- a CDS encoding DUF1254 domain-containing protein, translating into MYKITAFARTTIVVSGLAFIGLTGCQQQPPETAKPTSTAQSLSAEDLSRRTTERRGVEAVLWGMPAVNFDRMYQAMVHDANGGEGSNKVVFWSRPLTWKNQTLTPNPDTIYLMPFFNTKEVGPVVLEIPPADTGSITGSVDDAWQTAIEDVGPAGVDKGKGGKYLILPPGYKDKVPAGYIPMPSETYESYALLRSNFQNATDAEIAKAVAYGKRIKVYPLSQASHPSDTQFIDAIDVLFDATIPYDMRFYESLNRIVQAEPWLTRDKAMIDPLKSIGIEKGKPFNPDAATQDTLKQAVLEAHAAFRPRFEQAFIPPFNEGKHWALPVSSEFVKGIETGYADPNSYPTDARGLTYSFGFFSAKHLGAGQYYLMTMKDNQGKLLDGAQTYRLNVPANAPVKLYWSAVAYYGDTHALIRNTQWSSRSSQTPGLQKNPDGSADIYFGPKAPSGKESNWIPTSANGKFEILFRFYGPEKALFDKTWVLPDLEKTN; encoded by the coding sequence ATGTACAAAATCACTGCATTCGCTCGAACTACCATCGTTGTTTCTGGATTGGCATTCATCGGTCTGACCGGTTGCCAGCAACAGCCGCCTGAGACCGCAAAGCCCACGTCCACCGCGCAGAGTTTGTCTGCCGAGGATCTCTCTCGCCGCACCACCGAGCGTCGCGGTGTCGAAGCGGTCCTCTGGGGTATGCCTGCGGTTAACTTCGATCGCATGTATCAGGCCATGGTGCACGATGCCAACGGTGGCGAAGGCAGCAACAAGGTCGTCTTCTGGTCCAGACCCTTGACCTGGAAGAATCAGACCCTCACGCCTAATCCAGACACGATCTACCTCATGCCTTTTTTCAACACCAAAGAGGTAGGGCCTGTCGTTCTGGAGATTCCGCCTGCTGACACCGGCTCGATTACCGGCTCAGTGGATGATGCATGGCAGACGGCCATTGAGGACGTGGGCCCTGCTGGCGTCGACAAAGGAAAAGGCGGTAAGTACCTCATCCTTCCTCCCGGCTACAAAGACAAAGTTCCGGCCGGTTACATTCCCATGCCGTCAGAAACGTATGAGAGCTATGCGCTCCTGCGCTCCAATTTTCAGAATGCGACCGATGCAGAGATCGCCAAAGCAGTCGCTTACGGCAAGCGGATCAAAGTCTACCCACTTTCGCAGGCTTCTCATCCGTCGGACACGCAATTCATCGACGCCATCGACGTGCTGTTCGACGCCACCATCCCTTACGACATGCGCTTCTATGAATCGCTCAATCGCATCGTCCAGGCGGAGCCCTGGTTAACCCGCGATAAGGCCATGATTGATCCGTTGAAGTCTATCGGCATCGAAAAGGGAAAGCCCTTCAACCCTGACGCTGCCACTCAGGACACACTCAAGCAGGCTGTTCTCGAAGCACATGCTGCGTTCCGTCCTCGCTTTGAACAGGCGTTCATTCCCCCCTTCAACGAAGGAAAACACTGGGCACTCCCAGTGTCGTCTGAGTTCGTGAAGGGGATAGAGACGGGCTATGCGGATCCCAACAGTTATCCGACCGACGCGCGAGGCCTCACGTACTCTTTTGGTTTCTTCAGCGCAAAGCATCTGGGCGCCGGGCAGTATTACCTCATGACGATGAAAGACAACCAGGGCAAGCTTCTCGACGGTGCTCAAACATATCGTCTCAACGTACCCGCGAATGCACCGGTCAAACTCTACTGGTCTGCCGTTGCCTACTATGGCGACACGCACGCCCTCATTCGCAACACGCAGTGGTCCAGCCGCTCCTCTCAGACTCCCGGCCTTCAAAAGAATCCCGATGGCTCAGCAGACATCTACTTTGGCCCAAAGGCTCCTTCAGGAAAAGAGTCCAACTGGATTCCAACCAGCGCCAACGGGAAATTTGAAATCCTCTTCCGCTTCTACGGGCCAGAGAAAGCTCTCTTCGACAAGACCTGGGTGCTGCCTGATCTCGAGAAGACAAATTGA
- a CDS encoding DUF1254 domain-containing protein codes for MMKIFRVIATCFLLTLTACEQQKKETMTSTTQSATSANVQNNVLRSRAVQAVIWGMPAVNYDLMLQEMLNKTSSRQNEVVYWSRPVTWKNQTLTPNPDALYFMIFFNTKDAGPVVIEVPPADQGVFAANIDTVWQMPLEDAGPAGADHGKGGKYLILPPGYQGKAPAGYITLQSDTYGGYALFRSNLASHSDADIAKAREYGKRLRVYPLSQASHPGETKFTDAIDVDYDSTIPYDMRFFQSLDRIIQTEPWQTRDKAMIDQLKSIGIEKGKPFNPDANTTEALKSAIVEARDYIDGLYEAGFPPFFPNAHWAVPAMAELIKEGSSGYADPNVYPVDARTITYSIGYIGIKRLGTAQFYLLEAKDKDGNGFNGGEAYRLHVPPNAPTTQYWSATVYDRVTHALVKNLDRASRASNDTTLQKNSDGSVDIYFGPKAPDGKDNNWVPTDPNRKFEVMFRLYGPQPALFQKTWVLPDVEKVS; via the coding sequence ATGATGAAGATCTTTCGGGTCATAGCAACGTGTTTCCTGTTGACGCTTACCGCATGTGAACAGCAAAAGAAGGAAACCATGACGTCTACGACACAAAGCGCAACTTCCGCTAACGTGCAGAACAACGTTCTGCGCAGCCGCGCCGTTCAAGCCGTCATCTGGGGCATGCCCGCGGTCAACTATGACCTGATGCTGCAGGAGATGCTCAACAAGACATCCTCCAGGCAGAACGAGGTCGTGTACTGGTCGCGTCCGGTGACATGGAAGAACCAGACGTTGACTCCCAATCCCGACGCGCTTTACTTCATGATCTTTTTCAACACGAAAGATGCGGGACCTGTTGTGATCGAAGTTCCTCCCGCCGATCAAGGAGTCTTCGCAGCGAACATCGACACAGTCTGGCAGATGCCGCTGGAAGATGCCGGTCCCGCTGGTGCTGATCATGGCAAAGGAGGCAAATACCTGATTCTGCCGCCGGGCTACCAAGGCAAGGCTCCCGCCGGATACATCACGCTTCAGTCAGACACGTACGGCGGGTATGCGCTCTTCCGCTCAAACCTGGCCAGCCACAGCGACGCAGACATCGCCAAAGCGAGAGAGTATGGCAAACGCCTCAGGGTGTATCCGCTCTCGCAGGCATCGCATCCGGGCGAAACGAAATTCACCGATGCCATCGATGTGGACTACGACTCAACGATTCCTTACGACATGCGATTCTTCCAGTCGTTGGACCGCATCATTCAGACGGAGCCCTGGCAGACGCGAGACAAGGCGATGATCGACCAGTTGAAGTCGATCGGAATTGAAAAGGGCAAGCCGTTTAACCCCGACGCCAATACAACCGAAGCTCTGAAGTCCGCTATCGTCGAGGCGCGGGACTATATCGATGGGTTGTATGAAGCAGGGTTTCCACCCTTCTTTCCAAACGCGCATTGGGCTGTCCCAGCCATGGCTGAACTCATCAAGGAAGGTTCTTCCGGGTACGCTGACCCGAACGTCTACCCCGTCGATGCCCGTACGATCACGTACTCCATCGGCTACATCGGCATCAAGCGGCTGGGCACCGCGCAGTTCTATCTGCTGGAGGCCAAGGACAAGGATGGCAATGGGTTCAATGGCGGTGAGGCCTACCGGCTCCACGTACCGCCAAACGCGCCGACAACCCAGTATTGGTCGGCCACAGTGTATGACCGCGTGACACACGCTCTGGTCAAGAATCTCGATCGCGCCAGCCGCGCCTCCAACGACACGACGCTGCAAAAGAATTCCGATGGCTCAGTAGACATCTACTTCGGCCCTAAAGCCCCGGATGGCAAAGACAACAACTGGGTTCCCACCGACCCTAATCGCAAATTTGAAGTCATGTTCCGTCTCTACGGTCCACAACCAGCCCTGTTCCAGAAGACATGGGTGCTGCCCGATGTAGAGAAGGTGAGCTAA
- a CDS encoding DUF1254 domain-containing protein: MILLSVLGLTACTPPAKQTQEVAPSDGQTGQPQPKPAQMVGTPAGTVMTPEYVAAVGRFAYIWGWPLVNNLNRSLATKDLPGPGRLGGIVPVSPPGHISMLSDYIAADERIVTCPNQDTVYGAGFQHVDTVPVVIQVPDFGQRFFTYQISDARTNSIGEIGKQYGTKRGFYLLVGPNWKGTVPDGITRVIHSSTDLVAVLPRIFQDDTPEDKAAIQPLLSQVVVYPLSDFDGKMKTFDWKNSPIFPAPPATAGETKFVIPEKFFDELQVILKQIPPMPGEEALYANFQSVLDAAAKDPKIKEILTQTAISAEKDLITPLFDFHLNGRPIGNGWNSPPNGANWGFDYLSRTASAKSNMYDNAPNETRYIYTDFDSIGQRLNGSHAYTVSFPAGKTPPVDGFWSLTLYNKEHLFEPNSLSRFSLGTKSKSMKLSPDGSLTIYVQNSSPGPDKQDNWLPAPKDNFSLYIRAYWPKEAITSGRWTPPLVQTTR, from the coding sequence ATGATTCTTCTGTCGGTTCTTGGGCTGACAGCCTGCACGCCTCCTGCGAAACAGACGCAGGAGGTGGCGCCTTCCGATGGACAGACGGGGCAGCCTCAGCCAAAGCCTGCTCAGATGGTTGGCACACCTGCCGGCACCGTGATGACGCCGGAGTACGTCGCCGCCGTCGGCCGGTTCGCTTATATCTGGGGCTGGCCGCTTGTGAACAACCTCAACCGCTCTCTCGCCACGAAGGACCTTCCCGGACCGGGGCGCCTCGGCGGCATCGTACCCGTATCGCCTCCCGGCCACATCTCAATGCTCAGCGACTACATCGCCGCCGACGAGCGCATCGTCACCTGTCCCAACCAGGACACGGTCTACGGTGCCGGCTTCCAGCACGTCGACACCGTGCCAGTCGTCATCCAGGTTCCGGACTTCGGCCAGCGCTTCTTCACTTACCAGATCTCCGATGCTCGAACCAATTCCATCGGCGAGATTGGCAAGCAGTACGGCACCAAACGCGGCTTCTATCTTCTCGTCGGCCCGAACTGGAAAGGCACGGTGCCTGACGGCATCACCAGGGTCATCCACTCGTCCACCGACCTGGTCGCTGTCCTTCCGCGCATCTTCCAGGACGACACCCCAGAGGACAAGGCTGCCATCCAGCCGCTCCTCAGCCAGGTCGTCGTCTATCCGCTCTCCGACTTCGACGGCAAGATGAAGACCTTCGACTGGAAGAACTCTCCCATCTTCCCGGCTCCGCCAGCAACAGCAGGCGAAACCAAATTTGTCATCCCGGAAAAATTCTTCGACGAGCTCCAGGTCATCCTCAAACAGATTCCGCCGATGCCGGGCGAAGAGGCGCTTTACGCGAACTTCCAATCCGTCCTGGATGCCGCCGCAAAAGATCCCAAAATCAAGGAGATTCTGACCCAGACAGCCATTTCCGCCGAGAAAGACCTCATTACCCCGCTCTTTGACTTCCACTTGAACGGACGCCCCATCGGCAACGGCTGGAACTCCCCTCCCAACGGAGCCAACTGGGGCTTTGACTATCTCTCCCGAACAGCCAGTGCAAAGTCCAACATGTACGACAATGCGCCAAACGAGACGCGCTACATCTATACCGACTTCGACTCGATAGGCCAGCGGCTGAACGGCAGTCATGCCTACACAGTGAGCTTCCCCGCCGGCAAGACGCCGCCTGTGGATGGCTTCTGGTCTCTGACCCTCTACAACAAGGAGCACCTGTTCGAGCCCAACTCTCTTAGCCGTTTCTCTCTTGGAACCAAGAGCAAATCCATGAAGCTTTCACCGGATGGGTCACTGACCATCTATGTTCAGAACTCGTCCCCCGGACCCGATAAGCAGGACAACTGGCTGCCTGCGCCAAAGGACAACTTCTCTCTCTACATACGCGCCTACTGGCCGAAAGAAGCAATCACCAGCGGGCGTTGGACTCCTCCGCTGGTACAGACGACTCGTTGA